AGTTTGAAGCTCCGAACAGGTAACTGGGTGACCCTGTTAGGTTGCCGCTCCCGTCGAGCTGCTGTACCGTTGCTTTCAGTCCGTCACTTGTTATGGCAAGCTCGATATGGCTCTTTGAATAAAACGGAAGTGATTCCGCATCTTTTATTTTAGTCCATCCAGCGGTAGTACTGTTTGCAATATTTTTCAAACCGTATCGATGCAGGGTATCCACATTAACGTTGGTAAGCTTATATAGATACGCCCCTATCAGATATGTGGCTGGTGTGGTTCCATTTGGAGGTCCGTATTCAAATAGAATTACATATCCATTAATCGTTTTAGAACTCCCCGTTCCCGTTGTTCCGGCATTGATCAGGAAGCCGGCATATTTCAGCGAATGTGGGAGAACGTTGCTCGCATCAACGTTAAACTTAACGCTTTTTGAGCTGCTGGCACTTGCGGGATAATACAAAAAGTCCGCCCATGCATCTGTACCATAGCCGTAGAACTGCATGGCAGGCTTATCATTTTCCTTGTACGCATAAATATGGGATTTAAGTCCTGCAGTATTTCCCCAGCTTGTGCCGGTTGTAGTTGTTCCAGCCTTGTCGCTAAGCATTGTTTTAATACTCGTCTTGGCGTTCGCAGCTTTTACGCTTGTGGTGAATTGATCTGTTACAGGATAATGGTACCAGTTGGAGGGGATAGGATCGTCTCCGTTGAAGTTTGCATACCATGCGGTATCATCAGCATACCACGCAGTATCGTAATGATCGTATACCTCCCATTTTGTGATATCGGTAGGATCGATGGTCGCTGCCGACGTCTTGAACCGATAGGTTTTCGTATCATTTTCAACCTTATAAATCTCGTTAAGCTTCTCTAACTTATCTTCCACCAGTCCTTGAAAGTCCGAAGTTTTAATACCAAGACTCGGGTCGATGTTCATAAACACATCAAGATCCGTCGAATCTGTTACAACGGGGCTTTCTGCAAATGCAGTCATCGGAATCATAGTAATCATCATTGAGATTAATAGCAAAAATGAAATCACCCTATTCTGATTTCGTTTGTTTGTTTTCATGCTCTATCTTGCTCCTTTCATTATTTGGGTTAAGGCGGCAGTGTTTCCTGGAACAAAAATTAAAGATTATACCTACTCAGGAAAATAACGTTCCAAGGCGCAAAACCTCTTTTTCGCCTAATTGCGACCTAATACGACAAATTATACGATTTCATACCGTAACCAAATCTCAGTGAAACCTAAAAGAACTCTAAAAGGAGAGGCGAACCTCTCCTTTATTGGAATTTTTTCTTAATTTAATTTAGATGAAACAATCCCTATTCCAACAGATATTTTTTCACTCCCGATAGGAGCAGACCTGTGCAGCATTGCTTTACTGGCTTTAGCTCTTTTCCTTCCATTCGTTTTTCCACTTCATCCAGATTAAAGCCTTCTTGAAAGATTACCGAATTTTCGCATCGAATTGCCCCGAAAGGGCAGCCGTAAATACAGCGCAGGCAAACCATGCATTGGTCCATAAAAACCGGTCTAGACGGTTCTCCTGTCATCCGAATATTACAAGCTGGGCAATGGGATTCGCACCATCCACAGCTTTCGCACGCGTCGGTAATCCTGAGGCTTTGAGCAAACAAATGCCCCTTTCTGCGTTCCAGTCTGGTAATATACTCGCACACAGGACCTTTTTTGTATTTTGTCCTTCGCTCTATTCCGGAGAACAAATCGTCTACGATCAAACTTACTTTTTGGGGGATCGCCCGAATCATCCACATCGCGAGATCATCATTTATCTTAACGGCTAAGTTTGCAGGCATACACATCATGCCTTCATAAACAACTTTGACCCCCTTTTTCTCCAGTCCATTGCGGCACCCGTTTCTGCATCCTGTATTTGGCCATACCTCTCCTCCTCCGGACACAGAAATTACCGCAGCCCGCTTTCCTGATAATCCTCCCTCCAGAGATTCAATCCATCGATAGATCAAACCGGGTGCATCAAACGCATAAACGGGAAAGAGCAGAATATAAAATCCTGCAGGTTCACCCTTCTCATTTAATTCGTTATCATGTTCCCCAAGTTCAATTAGGCTGACCCCTACCTCCCTTTTCTTCAGTTCCTCATAGAAGGCATCTGCAATCCGCTTCGTCCCCCCGGTTCCTGAAAAGTATACAATCTGAACCTCTTCCAAATGAAAACTCATAATCCCATCCCCTACCTTTGCACAAAATATATCAATTGAATAATTCATCAATAAACTGAATTGCCGCCGCTCTGTTATCCTCCTTACCTGGAGGAAGGAAGCCAGTAATTCTGAAGTAGCTTAAGCCATAAATCAGGGCCATCAAGGTGTATGCTGCCATTTCCTCATCAAGCTCGTTAACATGGTACACTTTCTTTCCATATCGAATCAGCTCCGCTATCCCAGCCACATCATTGATATAAACGTTCTTCATCGTCTCCTTCAGTTCAGCGTCCAGTGCTGCTTTCGCAATGTACTGACCGAATAACCTTGCAATCTTACTTTGAGGAAGGCAAATCTTTTCGTGACCATCAAGCTCAGACACATTTAGTGGCTCATCCCTTTCGTCACTGACAGGCGGAAGAGATACTTCCACAACCTTCTTGAGCATCTCTTCCGGCGTCATATCCTGAGTAATCACGCTGCTGATCTTCCTTTGATATGATTTCAAAAATGCCATCATACAGTCCAGCATCAATTGACGTTTGGATTTAAAATAATAAGCCACAACACCCTTCGAGAATCCGGCTTTCTCCGCTACCATATCCAAAGTTGTTTTTTCAATTCCGTAAATGCAAAAGCATTCCAATGCTGCATTAATCGCCTCAGCCCTACGCAACGGCTCCATTCCCAGTTTCGGCATCGCTTTTCTCCTTTTTATTTTGACCAGTCAGTATAATTTAAAAGTATACCAAATCCTTACCACTGTCAAGTGAATTATCTCAGAAAATAAATACCTTTACTAAAATCCCTATAACTGTAATTTACTGGTCTCGTTGTTGAAAACTAAGGCTTATCTGTCGAAATTAAGGTTTCTTTTTTCCCCGTATCTGATGTTATAATAGTAACATAATACATATCAGTGAACCTCGTATTTCGGGTTTCATGCAGAACATAGGCGGTGTATCAGAAGTGTCAAAGGTTAGCAACCCAATCATCACTGGAGTAGTGAATATGATGCCGCCAATAAAAATTCGCGGATAGCTTAATGAAGAAGTATCCTGTTTGCCGTCAGGATGCCTTCCCTTAAGTCTTCTCCTATAAACAAACAGCCAGATCACGAAGCACCTCTTCGTGATTTTGGTTTTTTTTGCAGCAGCTGCCGATAACTAACCGTAAGAAACCGCAGAAGGTTCGTTCTAAGGATAATCTGTAATGATCCAACAAAAAAATCCACTATACATTTACTGTATAATGGATGGATTGAATGTCGATCAATCGAGAGGAGTCTCGTTCCTTCATTCCTGGGATCGTATGTATTGCTGCAGCATCAATCTTGAGTGGATGCCGAGCTTTTCAAAGATGCGTTTCATCATGGTCTTGACTGTATTCTGTGTAATAAAGAGTCGCTGTCCGATCTCGATATTTGAAAATCCCTGTGCCACAAGACTTGCAATTTCTGTTTCTCTCTCAGTCAATTGCGGCCTCTTTTCTATAAAAAATTCCTTTAAAATCTGCTCAACTGCCTCATGATAAGGCAGATACAGTTTCCGAATGGAACTGACCGCAGTTTGGTATTCTCCCTTGCGAGAAAGCTCCGCTAATAAATGCTCTGTCAGGTCACCATTTTCTACAAAGGGCATCAGCAATCCGTCTGGCATTGCCAGCGCCAGTGCCGCTCTAATCTCCTCCAGAGCCTTATCCCTCCGATGAAGCTTATCATTTGCCGCCGCAGCATAAATGTGTACATAAATTTGACTCAGCAAATTTGGAAAAACAGAAGCAATCTCAAGAAAGTGATCCATACTGCCCAGCAATTTTGCGTAATCTCTGCTCAGCAGCAATGCCCTGCCGTATGCAATATGAAACATCGCCATCGCCGGGAAATACATGCGGCTTTCGAAAAATTCTCCATCTAAAATCCACTTGGAAACATCCTGCTTCCTGCCAAGACACAGCTGAATCCACCCTTCGCAGAGTTCCATCGTATGGATGAGGTTATACCAGCCTCCGCGCTCAAGATCTTCCCTTATCGTTTTCAATCGTTCCCTCGCTATCCCATAGTTGCCCTTATATAGATCAATCTTTGCCTGAAGAAACACCGCAGAGAGGAGGATATCCTCCTGCTTGCTGCCCTCTGACAATAAATAGGCTTTATAGGCTGCTATTTCTGCACTGTCAAGATCACCGCGAAAGTAATCCCGCTCTGATTCCATAACAAACTCTGCACCGCGTCCGTGCCCCTTGGCAAGACTATCATAAAAGGGCATTGCCTCCTGCATCGAATTTAGTTCCCGCTCAAGTTCGCCCGGCTTACGATGAAACATATAGAGAATCGAAGGCGATCCGAAGGTCCAGCCTCCTCGGGTATCCATAAATCTTGCGGGACTCTCCATAAGCGCTCCCGCTCTTTTGTAGTGCTCCAACATTTTTTCAATGTCATTATAGTCCGTAAAGCTTTGAAGAACCTCGAATTCACCGGCCAGCTCCCTTGCAGTCTCCGGTTCAAGCTTCCCGCTTTCAAGAAGATCTGCAAGCTCACCGCAAACCGAAGCGTACCGTTCTGTTTCGTTGTAAGAGAATAAGCACATCGCATATACAAGCAATGCAAAAGGCTGCTTCATTCGTATTTCTTCAGGGCAAGCCTCCATATATGCTATAAGCTTTTCCCGGTGCTCGTTATGCATACTATATCCTTGATCCAGCTGCAAAGCAGTAAGCAAGCCATCGAAGTCCTGTGCAAGCTGATAATATTCCATCGCCTGGATATAATCTTCTGTTTGCTTGTACCAGCTGGCTGCCCGTCCATAGATTTTTCGTTTCTCATCTGGTGTATTTTGGTCAAAAAAACCTCTGAGAAATTCAGAAAAAATTTTATGTACCTGATACACTCCGTTACGTGCATCCCAAACAATAAAGCCGTTTCTGCCACTAAGGGTCTCCAAAAGCTCGATGCTTCCGCCCTTTTCCCACATGTGCGCTGCTTGCTCCTGTGAGAATGCTTCAAAAAAGCACACCGTCATTAGAAGCTCTTTTATCTCTTCAGAAAAGGGAGCATAGATCGTCTTGTCGATCAAAGCAGTGATATTTGCTGTAGCTTCAAATGCGCCTTCCGACTGATAACTCAACATCAATAGGTAAAGTCCCGTAATCCAGCCCTCGGTGTATGATTGCAGCCAAAGGGAATCTTTTTCCTTTAACGCAATGCCGCACAAGCGGTAATAGGAGATGATTTCCTCCAGGCCCAATTCTAAAGCATCTTTCTGAATGTGGTTTATATATCCTTTCAGCGTCATTTCCTCGAGATTGTCAAAATGCGTATACCGAGCAGACAGAATGATATGAAAGTTCGGAAGCTCATTCCAAAGCAGATATTCAATAAAGCCGGCTATCTCGATACAGTCTGTCAGGTGATAATCGTCTACGACCCATATGCTTCCCCCGGAAGGGAGGGCACTCTGAATCAAATCCAAAGCTTTTTCCCTCGTCGTGCTGTCACCGGGAAAACCAAGCTGCGTCAGATGCTCCGCTGCGCCTGTATCAATGGTGCGAACCTGTCTGCAGAACATCGACCAAAATCCCGAAATAGAATGATTAAAAACCTTCTGCCAAAGGACCGTGCAACCTGAATTCTTGAGATATTCACGAACAGCAGTAGTTTTGCCGTAACCCATGGGAGCCTCTATGATCGTACACGGATAGAATGGAATCTTATTTAATTGTAAGCGAACTTTTTCCGTCACATAAATTGCATTGCTGTTAAAGGTTCTTTTCTTCGGCATAGCAGCACCTCTTCAACTAACATAGCACCCGACATATGCTTTTACCCATTTTCGACCTCAGTTTCAAACCAAAGTTTTGAGTATGTCCGTGCTATAAATTACAACCTAGTATACTCCATTCTGGAAAAAATTTCAAATACCAGATTTATAATTTATAGGAACTCTTACATTCCTGACTTTTTACTATTTTTAATTCCTTTTTTCTATGCCCATTATCAATTAGAATGGTCCATGAAAAAAATCACCCCCAATTGGGGATGATTTTTTGAAACTGATGGGAGACCATGCTGCTGTCTAATGTTCCAATCGTTTATATAGCACCTGAGCCATCTCGGCGCGGGTTGTTGTACTTGCCGGAGATAACTTGCCGCCGCTGCCGGTGACAGTACCCATTTCCACCAGCATGGTCATGGCATCCTTCGCCCAGGGAGCAATCGCTTGAGCATCAGAGAAGTCGGAAAGTGTTATCGCCAAAATTTTTTTGGGTATTCTTTGTTTCTTCATTCCAATTTCCTCCTTATTTTTGTGCCAGTTGGAATACTTCACTGAGAGAGATTTCGACTTTTCCCTCCCATGAAATACAATAACCATCGGTGACCGCTTTTCGGAAAAATGTCTCATCAGCCAGAATTCCAAATCGTATTGTTCCAAGCCTGCTCTTTAAGCTCAAATTCACGCTGCTTCCGTTGTCGAGAACGATTTCCAGGCAGTAGTCCTCCTTCGGTATAACGCACACGATTCTACTCACTGCCTCACCTCCATAAAAATAAAATCCACCGTACTTATCATTGTACAGTGGAAGGTTTTGGCTGTATGCCCCCCTTGGGGTGACAAAGCCGGGTGACAGACTGCAGTTCAGAATGAAAAAGAGGATCAAACTAGAATATTAAGTAGGACCTATCCTATCTTTGCCAAAGCGTATTTGTCGAGTTCGTGGTTTAAAAGTCTCATAATTTCCAATTCGTCGATCGCATCGGTTAGGGCGTTGTGCAGCTCGCAGTATGTCCAATCCTCGCTCAACATCCTGTAAACGCTCTCCACTCCATAACCACGCTTCAGCCTGCCCGTACCGTAGCATTCAGCACAACTCGAAATTTTGGGATTGTGCTGCCTGTAAGCTGCCAGCTTCATAATGTCGTGCCAATCAAGGTGGCGAAGCTCCGGCAAATGTCGATAATCAAATGCTGCATTGTATGCAAACATGGTGGTAACATCATGCGCTGCAAGAATCGAGATTAGATCTTTCATTGCCTTTTCCCGTGAGCATTCAAGATCAGGCTTTATATTGTTCACGTATAGGGCGTTTGTGAACATACCTCCGTGGCTTTTGTACGGTGTGAGTATGTAATATCTTTTCTCTATTAATTGAAAGGTCAGGGATTCTGCTATGACAACTCCGATGGACATCACCGCATCACCCCAGGTCGTTTCCGTGTCGATCACGGCAAATTTACTCATACTGCTTACCTCCGCGCGCATTCGTCTTATACCCAAGTTATAGGTCTATCATAGCAAAAATATCCTTTCCCCGCAATCCGTATTGATTGATCAATCAGCAGTATGCGCAACATAAAAAACCCATAATTACAAATAAATTTGTAATTATGGGTTTTTGGAGCTCCCGGGCGGACTCGAACCGCCGACCTGCGCGTTACGAATGCGCTGCTCTACCGCCTGAGCCACGGAAGCATATTCAGTTTCATTAATGACACTTAAAAATATTACCACTAACAAATTGAATTGTCAATGGCTACAACCACTTAAATTACGAGAGTGAAGATTGCTTTAAGGATCGAAGATCGTGGGAGGGATCCTCTCTTCCAATGACGAGGAAACGATCCTCCCTTTCCCCATTTGTGCTCAGAGGCAGGTCATATGTTCGAATGTTTTGAGTATTATCGAATCACTTCATAAGTACAGCCATCAAAGCTCAGATCAAAGCAGCAAATGCTCTTGTAGAGACAAAATCTGCACGCCGTTTCATCCTTTACTTTTTTCGGCCTGATGTCAATGGAACCGCTGGATAAATTGCTGCATAGTTCCTCCACTTTATGATTTACTGCAGTAAGGAGTTCTTCAAACTCCTCTTCCTTCAGAAGCTTCCGGTCGGTGGTTCCAGCGTAGGTGCCTTCCTTGGTCTTTTTAATGGGCAGGATCTCCGAATACCCCGAAAACTCTCCTGCGATACTTTCGATAATATTGCGGTCATCGAGAACTACACCGTCCAGCTTAAAACTCTTCCGTCTCTCTGCCTTCACTTTCTCATTGTAGTCATCATCAACTGCATCAGTAACATCGATCATAGGCTCTGCAATTTCAAAATAGAAGACGCCTGCCGGTTTATGGGATGCAGCTTTTGTTCCGAGAACGGCCTTTAGATAGAGCATGAGCTGGAGCCTCCAGCCTGCTCTGGCCTCCTCTGTGTCAAACCGCTCTTTACCCGATTTATAGTCGATGATTTTCACATAACCGTTTGCACCAGCATTACCTGTTTCACCTGCACGATCTGTTTCTCTATTCCCCGCAAGGACATCAACCCGATCAATCTTTCCTTCTATGTAAACCGTCTCCTGTCCCACCTTGACTTCGATGGCGGAAAACTGTTTTTCGACAGCCCGCCCGAACTCACTCTCAAAGAACACCTGACGAATTTTTCCGGTCTGGATATGTTCCACCAACGCCCAGGCCGCATCGCCGCAGACCCGCTTCATACGCATACTTCGGTAACGTTCCTCTTCCCCCTGGGTCAAAACACCTTCCCGGTAACTCTGCGCTGCTTCATCTACAAACCCGTCAACCATCTCCTGACACGTTTCTTTGGTAACCTTCATCCATGGCGAGGCCGGGTCTGTGACCTCAATACCGGGAACCGAGAGGGTCTGTGACAGCATCATAAAGCACTGGTGATATACATCCCCGATTTCTCTTCCTGCAATCTCAAAGATTCTACGCTCGTCCGGGTGAAGCCCATAGTTAATGAAATGTGAAAAAGGGCATCTCGAAAACCGCTCTAAACGAGAGGGGCTCAAGGATAATGGCAGGGAACTGTCCCGGTTGTAGAGCCTCCGGATGAGCTCTTTCTGAATTTTATTCTGGTGGTTTGTAAAAAGAAGCCCTTCTCTTACAGGGCGGAGCAGTCTCTCATCTTTCGTTTCATACCATTGATAGGCTTCCCTCCACTCGTCTCGAAGTTCCTTGCCCTCCATAGCTTCACGAAAGGATGCGGTCATATGCCGAAGGGTGCTCTCCGGTGCTTCCATGAGCAGCATAGGATCTTCCTGATTTAAAATATCCTTTATAATTTTCACATCAGGGAAAATCCTGCGAATCTTATCAAACAAAATAGACGGCTTGCTTTCCTTTCCTTCCAGATCAGACGCCGAATAGCCCACCCAAAGATACCGCGAGGGCCTTCCGAAGGTCTTGTAGATTGCCAGTTTCTCCTCTTTGGCACGAAGATCATCAATCTTGCAGATTTCGATCCCCCTTTTGTACAAAGCCGTTTTCTCATCTTCATTTAAGAGGCTTTCCGATCCTGCAGCAGCAGGAAGGAGTCCGTCATTGGCACCAAGTACGATGAGCGCTTTGATATTTCCCGCTCTTGTTCGCTGCATGGTTCCCACCATAATCTGATCGATGGTCGGCGGCAGCAATCCGATTTCTATGGCTCCGAAGCCGGATTTCAGAATCAGACCATACTCTTCCGCACCCATGGATTCTTCTCCAATGAGTTCCACTAGCTGATCCAGTATTTGTATGATCACATTCCAGATCTGAGAAGCCTCTTCTGCATATTCAAACTGATTCGCCTCCGTCAGATCGTCTATTAACGATTCTATTTTTTCCGGCATCCTCGCAGTTTTTGTTAGAAATTCATAGATTGCAAGCGTTCTATCCCGGACGGTTTGCTTTTGACGAAACTCAACCTCAAACGACGATATGAACGTACAAATTCGCTCTCTGGTTTCATTCAGCCTTGCGAGAACCTCTTCCCCCTCGGTTTTCATGCCATAGGTAAATTCGGTTTTCCAACGGTTTCCTTTGA
This genomic window from Clostridiales bacterium contains:
- a CDS encoding TetR family transcriptional regulator, with product MPKLGMEPLRRAEAINAALECFCIYGIEKTTLDMVAEKAGFSKGVVAYYFKSKRQLMLDCMMAFLKSYQRKISSVITQDMTPEEMLKKVVEVSLPPVSDERDEPLNVSELDGHEKICLPQSKIARLFGQYIAKAALDAELKETMKNVYINDVAGIAELIRYGKKVYHVNELDEEMAAYTLMALIYGLSYFRITGFLPPGKEDNRAAAIQFIDELFN
- a CDS encoding helix-turn-helix transcriptional regulator; its protein translation is MPKKRTFNSNAIYVTEKVRLQLNKIPFYPCTIIEAPMGYGKTTAVREYLKNSGCTVLWQKVFNHSISGFWSMFCRQVRTIDTGAAEHLTQLGFPGDSTTREKALDLIQSALPSGGSIWVVDDYHLTDCIEIAGFIEYLLWNELPNFHIILSARYTHFDNLEEMTLKGYINHIQKDALELGLEEIISYYRLCGIALKEKDSLWLQSYTEGWITGLYLLMLSYQSEGAFEATANITALIDKTIYAPFSEEIKELLMTVCFFEAFSQEQAAHMWEKGGSIELLETLSGRNGFIVWDARNGVYQVHKIFSEFLRGFFDQNTPDEKRKIYGRAASWYKQTEDYIQAMEYYQLAQDFDGLLTALQLDQGYSMHNEHREKLIAYMEACPEEIRMKQPFALLVYAMCLFSYNETERYASVCGELADLLESGKLEPETARELAGEFEVLQSFTDYNDIEKMLEHYKRAGALMESPARFMDTRGGWTFGSPSILYMFHRKPGELERELNSMQEAMPFYDSLAKGHGRGAEFVMESERDYFRGDLDSAEIAAYKAYLLSEGSKQEDILLSAVFLQAKIDLYKGNYGIARERLKTIREDLERGGWYNLIHTMELCEGWIQLCLGRKQDVSKWILDGEFFESRMYFPAMAMFHIAYGRALLLSRDYAKLLGSMDHFLEIASVFPNLLSQIYVHIYAAAANDKLHRRDKALEEIRAALALAMPDGLLMPFVENGDLTEHLLAELSRKGEYQTAVSSIRKLYLPYHEAVEQILKEFFIEKRPQLTERETEIASLVAQGFSNIEIGQRLFITQNTVKTMMKRIFEKLGIHSRLMLQQYIRSQE
- a CDS encoding S-layer homology domain-containing protein; this encodes MRHFSEKRSPMVIVFHGREKSKSLSVKYSNWHKNKEEIGMKKQRIPKKILAITLSDFSDAQAIAPWAKDAMTMLVEMGTVTGSGGKLSPASTTTRAEMAQVLYKRLEH
- a CDS encoding DUF2442 domain-containing protein translates to MSRIVCVIPKEDYCLEIVLDNGSSVNLSLKSRLGTIRFGILADETFFRKAVTDGYCISWEGKVEISLSEVFQLAQK